The Pseudomonas alkylphenolica genomic sequence CCGGATCAACGTGAGCGAAGGTCTTGGACAGCTCACAGATACCTGGCAGGCGGCTGTGCAGAACTTCTTCACCCAGATGGTCGAGCTTGAGCATCACGTGGTCGCCGTTAGGGCCACAGCCGTTACCGGCGATGATCTCTTTAACCATGGAACGGGCCACAACGTCACGACCGGCAAGGTCTTTGGCGTTAGGCGCGTAACGCTCCATGAAACGCTCGCCGTGCTTGTTGATCAGGTATCCGCCTTCACCACGGCAACCTTCGGTAACCAGTACACCGGCGCCGGCGATGCCGGTCGGGTGGAACTGCCACATCTCGATGTCCTGGACCGGAACGCCTGCACGCAGCGCCATACCGATACCGTCACCGGTGTTGATCAGGGCGTTGGTGGTGGACGAGTAGATACGGCCTGCACCGCCAGTGGCCAATACGGTGGCCTTGGCTTTGATGTACATGGTTTCGCCGGTCTCGATGCAGATCGCAATCACACCGACGAAAGCGCCTTCCTTGTTCTTCACCAGATCAACGGCGTAGTACTCGTTCAGGAAGGTGGTGCCTGCTTTCAGGTTGCCCTGGTACAGGGTGTGCAGCAGCGCGTGACCGGTACGGTCGGAAGCGGCACAGGTACGGGCGGCCTGGCCACCTTTACCGTAGTCCTTGGACTGGCCACCGAACGGACGCTGATAGATACGGCCGGTTTCGGTACGCGAGAACGGCAGACCCATGTGATCCAGCTCGAAGACCGCAGCCGGGCCTTCTTGACACATGTATTCGATAGCGTCCTGGTCACCGATGTAGTCGGAGCCCTTGACGGTATCGTACATGTGCCAGCGCCAGTCATCGTTCGGGTCGGCCGAAGCGATGGCGCAGGTGATGCCACCCTGGGCCGATACAGTGTGCGAACGGGTCGGGAAGACCTTGGTGATCACGGCAGTCTTGTGACCACCCTGAGCCAGCTGCAGCGCAGCGCGCATACCGGCACCACCACCACCAACGATGATGGCGTCGAATGAAATCGTAGGAATGTTAGCCATGAATCAGATACCCCAGAGAATCTGCACACCCCAGACGAAGTACGCGAACATCGCGACACCACATACCGCCTGGAACAGGAAACGTACGGCAGTCGCCGACTTGCCCAGCGCCATCGGCGTCAGGTAGTCGGTAGCAATGGTCCACATGCCGACCCAGGCGTGAGCGCCCAGGGCAACCAGTGCCAGCAGACTGAAAATACGCATCGCGTTGTTGGAGAACAGAGCGTGCCACTGGGCAAACTCGATGCCCGGGTGCGCGACCAGGTATCCAATCAGGAAAATGAAATAAGCCGCGAGAACGACCGCAGAAACGCGCTGCGCCATCCAGTCATAGAGGCCCGAACGCGAGAGGTTCGTGACGTTGGTTACCATATCCAAACTCCTGCCAGCACAATCACCACCACGGAAACGGCGATGATAATTTTCGAGCCCAGTCGGCCGCCTTCCAGCGTTTCACCGATGCCCATGTCCATGATCAAGTGGCGCACACCGGCTACCAAGTGATACAGCAAGGCGGACAGGAGGCCCCATGCCACGAACTTGGCCAGCGGACTGGTCAAGCATGCCTTCACCTCGGCGAAACCTTCCTCCGAACCCAGGGATTTGCCCAATGCATAAAGCATGATGCCAAGGCCCAGGAAGAGGATGATGCCGGATACACGGTGAAGAAATGACGTAACGCCGGTAATGGGGAGTTTGATGGTCCTTAGGTCTAGGTTTACAGGTCGTTGGCTTTTCACGGCTTTTTTCACACTGAAGAGCCCCTAGCAAGCAGGGCAAAGTTGTTGGTAAGTGTACTGGTCAGGTACCCACCACCCAGGGAGTGACGACCCCAGCAACACGGGCTTGCAAGCCCCTGGCGGTCGGGGGCCGATTATAGACAGTTAGGCTACTAATGACAACGCAAGGCCCTAGCCCAAATAGCGCATTGCCTTTAGCGGATAAAAGGCGTAAACGGACGGCAATTTCGAGGAAAAACCGTGCCCAAAGCCCTTTACAACCGTGCTTTAGGCAAATTGACATTCGAATTTATCTCACTATAGTGGTGCGGGCCCTGCGTGGGGGGTCTGTCTGATGATTTCAAGCATTAATAGGAGGCCACATGGCTGACAAAAAAGCGCAGTTGGTCATCGAGGGCGCAGCCCCCGTCGAGCTGCCCATTTTAACCGGCACCGTTGGTCCCGATGTTATCGACGTTAGAGGGTTGGGGGCCACGGGTCACTTCACTTTCGACCCTGGTTTCATGGCGACCGCATCCTGCGAGTCGAAGATCACTTATATCGACGGCGACAAGGGTATCCTGCTGCACCGCGGCTATCCGATCGAACAGCTCGCTGAAAAATCCGATTACCTCGAGACCTGCTACCTGCTGCTCAACGGCGAACTGCCGAATGCCGAGCAGAAGGCCCAGTTCGTCAGCACCGTGAAGAATCACACCATGGTGCACGAGCAGTTGAAATCCTTCTTCAACGGCTTCCGCCGCGACGCCCACCCGATGGCCGTCATGTGCGGCGTGGTCGGCGCCCTGTCGGCGTTCTACCACGACTCGCTGGACATCAATAACCCGCAGCACCGCGAAATCTCTGCGGTTCGCCTGGTCGCCAAGATGCCGACCCTGGCGGCGATGGTGTACAAGTACTCCATGGGTCAACCCATGATGTACCCGCGCAACGACCTGTCGTACGCGGAAAACTTCCTGCACATGATGTTCAACACCCCGTGCGAGATCAAACCGATCAGCCCGGTACTGGCCAAGGCAATGGACCGGATTTTCATCCTCCACGCCGACCACGAACAGAACGCATCGACCTCCACCGTCCGTCTGGCAGGCTCCTCGGGTGCCAACCCGTTCGCCTGTATCGCTGCCGGTATCGCTGCACTCTGGGGCCCGGCACATGGCGGCGCCAACGAAGCCGTACTGACCATGCTCGATGAAATCGGCGATGTCTCGAACATCGACAAGTTCATCGCCAAGGCCAAAGACAAGAACGATCCGTTCAAGTTGATGGGCTTCGGTCACCGCGTCTACAAGAACCGTGACCCACGTGCCACCGTAATGAAGCAGACCTGCGACGAAGTCCTGCGCGAGCTGGGCATCAAGAACGACCCGCAGCTGGAACTGGCCATGCGCCTGGAAGAGATCGCCCTGACCGATCCGTACTTCATCGAGCGCTCGCTGTACCCGAACGTCGACTTCTACTCGGGGATCATCCTCAAGGCGATCGGCATTCCGACCAGCATGTTCACCGTGATCTTCGCCCTGGCGCGTACCGTCGGCTGGATCTCGCACTGGAAAGAAATGCTCTCCAGCCCGTACAAGATTGGCCGTCCACGCCAGCTGTACACCGGCTACGAGTCGCGTGACATTACCAAGCTGGAAGACCGCAAGTAAGCCCTGCGCTGAACACGAAAAAAGGCTGCCCTCGGGCAGCCTTTTTTATTGCGGTGGGGGCGGGCTTGCCCCGCGATCGCGATTTGGACTGACACACCGCAATCGCGGGGCAAGCCCGCTCCCACAGGGATACAGTCACCGAAAATCACAAGCCTCGATCAACTGTACACCTCAAATCAAGGCTTCTCAGCCTTCGCCTTCAACGCTTTCAAGGTATTGAACGGCGCATCCACGACAAACTTGTTCGCCACCATCGACGGCACGCTGCCACCTGGCTCGGTGTGCACCTGGTACGTCACCTCGGTACCACCGTCCTTGGGCTGCAGCTTCCAGAAACCCTGAACCTTGGCCACGCGCACAAAGCCTTTTTCTTCAGGCAGATACTTCGGCACACCTTCAAGTTTGCGGGTCAAGCTGCCATCCGCTTCCTCAGTGGTGGTGACGTGCAGAATGGAGTCGCGCGGGGTGACCGGCCATGGCGTATTGAACTGGGTGTAGGTCCAACTCTGATTGCCCTCGGCCTTGAGCAGCTTTTGCGACTTGCACTCATGAATCCAGGCGCAAGCACCCACGACGTCTTCCTGCAGGGCCCTGACTTTTGCCAGCGGCGCCTTGATCAACGTTACGCCGCGATAGGCCTTGTAGTCGGAACCGGCAACCTCAGTCAGATCGACCTTGATCCCGTCTTCGTTCTTGGCCTGCTTCCAGTCCTCGGCCTGGGCCAGCGGCAGCAGCGCCGCGCTAAGACCCATGATCAGTGCCACTTGCTTAAACGATCCCATTCTGTTGTTCCTTATTGTCGAAGATCCACGTTTCAAGCCGCCGTCATTTGCTCCAGCCATCCGAGGATCCTGATCGCCTCATCGCGATCGCTGCCGCACACTTCCACATCAGCCTTGAAGCCGCCACACACCGCGGGGCGTTCGGGCTTGCCGAACAACCCGCACAGATTGGCGAGCGACAGATGCAAGCAGCGCTCACCCGCCGGCTTGCCCTTGGGCATACCGGGAATCGGTGAGCTGATGGAGGGCGCGATGCAGCAAGCGCCACATCCTTCACGGCAGTTCATGACAACAGAATCCTCGGCACAGCAAATGATCAATGAATCGGAATAGTAACCGCTTAAACGGTCGTTTGAAATTGCTGGAAACATGAAAACTGACCTGACCCGCCATGACTGACGGGTCAGTGCGACAACTACTGCTTGAACTCGAACTCGATCGCCGCACCCTCGATATCCTGCTGGCGCGCATCATTACGCAGCTGCAACTGCATTTCGTTGCTCAGCAGGCGACCGTTGAGCTGAAACGGGCTGTCGGCAGGAGGCTTCTCGCCAAACAGGTAAGGCAGCAGAGGCTTGGGCGTAGACACCGGATCCTGGGTCGCCGGCTTGAGGTCCTTGACCATTTCGACCGGCAAACGCAGGTCCACTTTGGCTCTCGGCAAGGGTGCCGGGGCAGCCCTGGATGACTTTGCCGCTTTATGCCGGACCGGTTTGGCAGCCGGCTTTTTACTCACCGGTGCCGGCTTGACCTGCTTTTGCTGGACGTTCGGCTTGGCTTTTGTCGAAGTGCTGGCCGGCTTGCCTGGTGTCGCGGCAGGTGGCGTCTGGGCCACAGCATTCCCGGTGCCTGCCAGAAGACCCAGCAATGACAGGAACAGGCCAACCCGAGACAAGGCTTTCATAGACACCGAAAATCATCCGCAAAGAGCTATATGCTCCTCGTTCCCGAGAGGGCTGGCAAGTTTATGGCATAACAGCTAGAAAAAGTTTGCCGCCCCCGACTCCTGACACAGCTGACTGGCCAACAGCCCCAGGGTCATCAAGGCGCGTTCCGCTTCGCGGTTCCAGGGAATTCCGCAGTTCAGGCGGATACAGTGGTTGAACTGCTCGGTATTACTGAAAATCAGCCCCGGCGCGATACTGATCCCCTGCTGCAGCGCCCGTACATGCAGCTCCTGGGTATTGACCCGCCCAGGCAGGCTCACCCAGAGAATGAAACCGCCGGTCGGCCGGGTCATCTGCGTGCCTTCAGGGAAATGCTGCTGCACCGCCAACTGATAAGCGCTGAGGTTCTTCCGGTACTCCTGGCGGATGTAACGCAAGTGCCGGTCATAGCCGCCGTTCTCAAGATATGAGGCCACTCCCATCTGCGTCACACTGCAGGCCGAGTGCGTGGTGAAAGTCTGCAAGCGCTGGATTTCCGCCTGGTATTTACCGGCAATCATCCAGCCGATACGCACCCCGGGCGACAAGGTCTTGGAAAAGCTCGAGCAGTAAATCACCCGCCCCAGGCGATCAAACGCCTTGAGCGCCTTGGTCTTGCCCTGCTCGAACATCAGTTCGCCATAAATATCGTCTTCGACAATCTGGATATCGAAGTCCGAAGCCAGACGCAGCAATTGCTTCTGCCGATCTTCCGGGATAGTGCCACCGAGCGGATTGCTCAGCCGCGCGGTCAATACCAACGCCTTGATCGACCACTGGTTGGCCGCAAGCTGCAGCGCTTCCAGGCTGATACCGGTCGACGGATCGCTGGGAATCTCGATGACCTTCAGCCCCAACAGATCTGCCAGTTGCAGCAAGCCATAATATGTCGGCGACTCGGCGGCGATCAGGTCACCCGGCTTGGTCAACACCCGCAGCGACATCTGCAACGCATCGACACAGCCATGGGTGACCACCACCTCGCTGGGGTCAACCACCACGCCGGCATCACGCATGCGGATGGCGATCTGCCGGCGCAACGGTTCAAAGCCCGGGCTGAACATATAGCTGAACGCCCGCGGGCTATGGAAACGGGTGACCTTGGCCAATTGTTGATGCAGGGCCCGCACCGGTAAGTAGTCGACATGGGGCACCGCCGCCCCGAACGGGAACACGCCGTCGCGCCGCGCTTCGGTCAGCACTTGCTGGATGATGCTGCTGCGAGTGACCAGACCGGGGCGCTCGACCCGGGCGATATCCGGGGTCTGCGCAGTCAATGCCGGGGTCTGGTGCACATAATAGCCAGACTGCGGACGAGCCCGGATCAACCCCTGGTCTTCCAGGTTGGCATAGGCCTGCAACACCGTGGCATGACTGACGTTGAGCTGCGAACTCATCTTGCGCACCGACGGCACCCGCTCACCCGGTTGATAGACACCACGGCGGATGTCTTCGGCCAGTTGCTGGGCGATACGCTGATAGAGCAGCAGGTTGGTCATGATCGGTTCTCGACACGCAGGCAATGTAGTTATTTTTGTACGACTCGATGATTGAGTCAGAATACCGGAACAGTTGCAAAGTGTACTGGGACAGATTGCAGAATAGTCGACAATACAGTTGTGTGACAGCCCCCTGCCGGCACTTTCCGACGCCCATAAAAAAACCCGGTGAGCGGTACTCACCGGGTTTTTCAGAGGGTGTTAGCGCGCGGCGCCAAGCTTGCCCTTTTCGTCGGAAAAGACGATCTCGACGCGACGGTTCTGCGCCCTGCCCCGCTCCGAAGCGTTGGCTTCGACCGGGTACTGGTCGCCATAGCCTTCGACCTGAATGCGCTTTTCGTCGACCCCAAGATCGACCAGCATGTCCGCCACCGCCTGCGCCCGGTCGCGGGACAACTTGAGGTTGTCCTCCGCAGCACCCGTGCTGTCGGTGTAACCCTCGATACGCACGACACGCTTGGGGTTGAGCTGCAGGAACTGCACGAGCTTGAGCACGGTTCGATTGGCCGAATTCTTCAACTCGGCGCGACCGGTGTCGAACAGAACATCGCCCAACGTCATGACCAGGCCGCGATCGCTCTGGGTGGTGGCCAGGCTGACAATCTGCGCCTCCAGCCACTTGCCCTGCTGCTGCACACTGGCAAGCTTGGCCT encodes the following:
- the sdhA gene encoding succinate dehydrogenase flavoprotein subunit, with protein sequence MANIPTISFDAIIVGGGGAGMRAALQLAQGGHKTAVITKVFPTRSHTVSAQGGITCAIASADPNDDWRWHMYDTVKGSDYIGDQDAIEYMCQEGPAAVFELDHMGLPFSRTETGRIYQRPFGGQSKDYGKGGQAARTCAASDRTGHALLHTLYQGNLKAGTTFLNEYYAVDLVKNKEGAFVGVIAICIETGETMYIKAKATVLATGGAGRIYSSTTNALINTGDGIGMALRAGVPVQDIEMWQFHPTGIAGAGVLVTEGCRGEGGYLINKHGERFMERYAPNAKDLAGRDVVARSMVKEIIAGNGCGPNGDHVMLKLDHLGEEVLHSRLPGICELSKTFAHVDPVVAPVPVVPTCHYMMGGVATNIHGQAMTQDADGVDQIIPGLFAVGEVACVSVHGANRLGGNSLLDLVVFGRAAGLHLEKALSDGIEYLDASDTDIDVALSRLNKLNERNTGEDVATLRRELQSCMQNYFGVFRTGEYMQKGIEQLAQLRERIANVKINDKSQAFNTARIEALELQNLLEVAEATAIAAEVRKESRGAHAREDFEDRDDENWLCHTLYFPGEKRVAKRAVNFAPKTVPAFEPKVRTY
- the sdhD gene encoding succinate dehydrogenase, hydrophobic membrane anchor protein; amino-acid sequence: MVTNVTNLSRSGLYDWMAQRVSAVVLAAYFIFLIGYLVAHPGIEFAQWHALFSNNAMRIFSLLALVALGAHAWVGMWTIATDYLTPMALGKSATAVRFLFQAVCGVAMFAYFVWGVQILWGI
- the sdhC gene encoding succinate dehydrogenase, cytochrome b556 subunit, which gives rise to MKKAVKSQRPVNLDLRTIKLPITGVTSFLHRVSGIILFLGLGIMLYALGKSLGSEEGFAEVKACLTSPLAKFVAWGLLSALLYHLVAGVRHLIMDMGIGETLEGGRLGSKIIIAVSVVVIVLAGVWIW
- the gltA gene encoding citrate synthase; translated protein: MADKKAQLVIEGAAPVELPILTGTVGPDVIDVRGLGATGHFTFDPGFMATASCESKITYIDGDKGILLHRGYPIEQLAEKSDYLETCYLLLNGELPNAEQKAQFVSTVKNHTMVHEQLKSFFNGFRRDAHPMAVMCGVVGALSAFYHDSLDINNPQHREISAVRLVAKMPTLAAMVYKYSMGQPMMYPRNDLSYAENFLHMMFNTPCEIKPISPVLAKAMDRIFILHADHEQNASTSTVRLAGSSGANPFACIAAGIAALWGPAHGGANEAVLTMLDEIGDVSNIDKFIAKAKDKNDPFKLMGFGHRVYKNRDPRATVMKQTCDEVLRELGIKNDPQLELAMRLEEIALTDPYFIERSLYPNVDFYSGIILKAIGIPTSMFTVIFALARTVGWISHWKEMLSSPYKIGRPRQLYTGYESRDITKLEDRK
- a CDS encoding START domain-containing protein translates to MGSFKQVALIMGLSAALLPLAQAEDWKQAKNEDGIKVDLTEVAGSDYKAYRGVTLIKAPLAKVRALQEDVVGACAWIHECKSQKLLKAEGNQSWTYTQFNTPWPVTPRDSILHVTTTEEADGSLTRKLEGVPKYLPEEKGFVRVAKVQGFWKLQPKDGGTEVTYQVHTEPGGSVPSMVANKFVVDAPFNTLKALKAKAEKP
- a CDS encoding YkgJ family cysteine cluster protein gives rise to the protein MNCREGCGACCIAPSISSPIPGMPKGKPAGERCLHLSLANLCGLFGKPERPAVCGGFKADVEVCGSDRDEAIRILGWLEQMTAA
- a CDS encoding aminotransferase-like domain-containing protein yields the protein MTNLLLYQRIAQQLAEDIRRGVYQPGERVPSVRKMSSQLNVSHATVLQAYANLEDQGLIRARPQSGYYVHQTPALTAQTPDIARVERPGLVTRSSIIQQVLTEARRDGVFPFGAAVPHVDYLPVRALHQQLAKVTRFHSPRAFSYMFSPGFEPLRRQIAIRMRDAGVVVDPSEVVVTHGCVDALQMSLRVLTKPGDLIAAESPTYYGLLQLADLLGLKVIEIPSDPSTGISLEALQLAANQWSIKALVLTARLSNPLGGTIPEDRQKQLLRLASDFDIQIVEDDIYGELMFEQGKTKALKAFDRLGRVIYCSSFSKTLSPGVRIGWMIAGKYQAEIQRLQTFTTHSACSVTQMGVASYLENGGYDRHLRYIRQEYRKNLSAYQLAVQQHFPEGTQMTRPTGGFILWVSLPGRVNTQELHVRALQQGISIAPGLIFSNTEQFNHCIRLNCGIPWNREAERALMTLGLLASQLCQESGAANFF
- a CDS encoding OmpA family protein; the encoded protein is MAALLLLGLVGLHGCASQRSETALDEATAKFQTVKDDSDVLRSAPRDVIRAGESLARADRLSSYFGTGADVRHYAYLSQRYSDIAREHSNLVLNQERLAKLELERQRLQLALREAKLASVQQQGKWLEAQIVSLATTQSDRGLVMTLGDVLFDTGRAELKNSANRTVLKLVQFLQLNPKRVVRIEGYTDSTGAAEDNLKLSRDRAQAVADMLVDLGVDEKRIQVEGYGDQYPVEANASERGRAQNRRVEIVFSDEKGKLGAAR